A window from Esox lucius isolate fEsoLuc1 chromosome 16, fEsoLuc1.pri, whole genome shotgun sequence encodes these proteins:
- the colec10 gene encoding collectin-10 isoform X2: protein MDYQNLSRRLLLLFVLSTISNSLDAVDVCSNTILPGSKGDPGERGDEGDQGRQGKTGPPGLIGLTGELGSKGDVGRTGKTGPAGEKGDQGAAGLAGPSGLKGKTGTTCDCGRYRKLVGQLDNTVSKLKNAVKFVKNGIKETEERLYLIVKEARRYREALANCKLRGGSLAMPKTADTNTLIRDYVAQSALTRVFIGVQRGEKEGGAVYADHTPVRNYTGWGLGEPPGASTNTSCVEMAGTGVWNQVECDVPLYYVCEFKRTRRGGLPSVL, encoded by the exons ATGGATTATCAGAACTTAAGCCGGAGACTGCTGTTGCTCTTTGTTCTTTCCACCATTTCCAATTCTCTGGATGCGGTCGATGTCTGTTCCAACACAATTTTACCTGGATCTAAAG GAGACCCAGGTGAACGGGGAGACGAAGGAGATCAGGGACGACAAGGAAAGACAGGCCCACCAGGACTAATAG GACTGACAGGGGAGCTGGGAAGCAAAGGAGATGTTGGCCGGACTGGGAAGACGGGTCCAGCCGGAGAGAAAG GGGACCAAGGAGCAGCAGGATTAGCCGGACCTTCTGGATTAAAAGGGAAAACGG GGACGACATGCGACTGTGGGCGGTACAGGAAGCTGGTTGGACAGCTGGACAACACCGTCAGCAAGCTGAAGAATGCAGTCAAGTTTGTAAAAAACG GCAtcaaggagacagaggagaggctCTACCTGATTGTCAAAGAGGCCCGGAGGTACAGAGAGGCCCTGGCGAACTGTAAACTCAGGGGCGGCAGCCTCGCCATGCCTAAGACGGCAGACACCAACACCCTAATCAGGGACTACGTCGCTCAGTCCGCCCTCACGCGGGTCTTCATCGGGGTGCAGCgtggggagaaggagggaggagccGTCTACGCGGACCACACCCCCGTGAGGAACTATACCGGCTGGGGCCTGGGGGAGCCGCCTGGGGCCTCTACCAACACCAGCTGTGTGGAGATGGCCGGCACAG GTGTCTGGAACCAGGTAGAGTGTGATGTCCCCTTGTACTACGTGTGTGAGTTCAAGAGGACCAGGAGAGGAGGTCTTCCCTCTGTGCTGTGA
- the colec10 gene encoding collectin-10 isoform X1, giving the protein MDYQNLSRRLLLLFVLSTISNSLDAVDVCSNTILPGSKGDPGERGDEGDQGRQGKTGPPGLIGLTGELGSKGDVGRTGKTGPAGEKGDQGAAGLAGPSGLKGKTGTTCDCGRYRKLVGQLDNTVSKLKNAVKFVKNVILGIKETEERLYLIVKEARRYREALANCKLRGGSLAMPKTADTNTLIRDYVAQSALTRVFIGVQRGEKEGGAVYADHTPVRNYTGWGLGEPPGASTNTSCVEMAGTGVWNQVECDVPLYYVCEFKRTRRGGLPSVL; this is encoded by the exons ATGGATTATCAGAACTTAAGCCGGAGACTGCTGTTGCTCTTTGTTCTTTCCACCATTTCCAATTCTCTGGATGCGGTCGATGTCTGTTCCAACACAATTTTACCTGGATCTAAAG GAGACCCAGGTGAACGGGGAGACGAAGGAGATCAGGGACGACAAGGAAAGACAGGCCCACCAGGACTAATAG GACTGACAGGGGAGCTGGGAAGCAAAGGAGATGTTGGCCGGACTGGGAAGACGGGTCCAGCCGGAGAGAAAG GGGACCAAGGAGCAGCAGGATTAGCCGGACCTTCTGGATTAAAAGGGAAAACGG GGACGACATGCGACTGTGGGCGGTACAGGAAGCTGGTTGGACAGCTGGACAACACCGTCAGCAAGCTGAAGAATGCAGTCAAGTTTGTAAAAAACG TCATTTTAGGCAtcaaggagacagaggagaggctCTACCTGATTGTCAAAGAGGCCCGGAGGTACAGAGAGGCCCTGGCGAACTGTAAACTCAGGGGCGGCAGCCTCGCCATGCCTAAGACGGCAGACACCAACACCCTAATCAGGGACTACGTCGCTCAGTCCGCCCTCACGCGGGTCTTCATCGGGGTGCAGCgtggggagaaggagggaggagccGTCTACGCGGACCACACCCCCGTGAGGAACTATACCGGCTGGGGCCTGGGGGAGCCGCCTGGGGCCTCTACCAACACCAGCTGTGTGGAGATGGCCGGCACAG GTGTCTGGAACCAGGTAGAGTGTGATGTCCCCTTGTACTACGTGTGTGAGTTCAAGAGGACCAGGAGAGGAGGTCTTCCCTCTGTGCTGTGA
- the mal2 gene encoding protein MAL2 — MSDPATNPAATTFPAPTISLPTGLEILRTYSGALIVLEIVFGGLVWILVASSNVPVPLLQGWVMFVSVTMFFCSTVYLLLFILGLADRINTDWNFLDVFYHFIALLFYFGAFVLETATTAARGVLSRGNGTAVCGTPRGHIITILDNRQYNINVAATVFAFVVTLCYACSMFMGFRRWQKL, encoded by the exons ATGTCGGACCCAGCTACTAATCCAGCTGCGACAACGTTCCCAGCGCCGACGATATCTTTGCCAACAGGATTAGAAATATTGAGGACGTATTCTGGAGCTCTGATCGTCCTGGAAATT GTGTTCGGGGGGCTGGTATGGATCCTGGTGGCCTCCTCCAATGTGCCCGTGCCTCTGCTGCAGGGCTGGGTGATGTTCGTCTCGGTCACCATGTTCTTCTGCTCCACGGTCTACCTCCTCCTGTTCATCCTGGGCTTGGCAGACAGGATCAACACTGACTGGAACTTTCTG GATGTGTTCTACCACTTCATCGCACTGCTCTTCTACTTCGGCGCCTTTGTGTTGGAGACGGCCACCACGGCGGCCCGGGGGGTTCTGAGCCGTGGTAACGGCACAGCTGTATGTGGAACCCCAAGAGGTCACATAATCACCATCTTGGACAATAGACAGTACAATATCAACGTGGCGGCTACG GTGTTTGCCTTCGTGGTGACTCTGTGCTACGCCTGTAGTATGTTCATGGGTTTCAGGAGGTGGCAGAAGTTGTGA